In Mangrovivirga cuniculi, the following proteins share a genomic window:
- a CDS encoding lipopolysaccharide biosynthesis protein, translating into MNPLKKLAGETVIYGVPTILGRFLYFLLIKLHTSVLTEGEYGTYTYLYSYTAFFLVLYTMGMETSYFRFATKHDEKTAYNSSFSFLLITGILISSVLWFGSDFWALSIGDPNYSEFIKWLALILFVDAITAIPFARLRLQNKAIKFASAKLLSIFIQIGIQVFFLWFCEAVLEGKIFQSWRPFISKIYNPENPLPYLFAANLIGNGIAIIVLFKTMFDVKINISKKILKPMLIYALPIMAMGLTGMANDNLDKILMELRLPDNFYEGLSSKEALGVYSAAFKLSMVMGIAVQAFRFAGEPFFFSQSTEKNSPKLFATVTYFFMVFAVLIWIGISLNIQLISDILLGDDVFKSALFIVPFLLFGKLLYGLYVNLSIWFKLSDKTYFGTLLSFAGAIVTFLGNFFFIPYFGYWASAVTLILSYLTMVILSAILGQRHFPVPYNWFRIVLYVIGGGLTIYLTYFFDLQNGISGILITGVIVLAIFLAERKRIAVKTD; encoded by the coding sequence GTGAATCCTCTTAAAAAACTTGCCGGTGAAACGGTAATTTATGGCGTCCCAACCATTTTGGGACGCTTTTTATATTTTTTATTGATCAAGCTGCACACCAGTGTGCTTACCGAAGGTGAATATGGTACATACACTTATCTATATTCATATACTGCCTTCTTTTTGGTGCTTTACACGATGGGAATGGAAACTTCATATTTTCGTTTTGCAACAAAGCACGACGAAAAAACTGCTTATAATTCCTCTTTTTCATTTTTACTTATCACCGGAATTTTAATTTCATCTGTATTGTGGTTTGGATCAGATTTCTGGGCATTGAGTATTGGCGATCCAAATTACTCTGAATTCATTAAATGGCTGGCCCTGATACTTTTTGTAGATGCTATTACCGCAATTCCATTCGCAAGACTTCGGCTTCAGAACAAAGCAATTAAATTTGCATCTGCAAAACTATTGAGCATTTTTATTCAGATTGGTATCCAGGTGTTTTTTCTTTGGTTTTGTGAGGCTGTATTAGAAGGTAAAATATTTCAATCATGGAGACCATTTATATCAAAGATCTACAATCCTGAAAATCCCTTACCCTATTTGTTTGCAGCAAACCTAATCGGAAATGGGATTGCTATTATTGTTCTTTTCAAGACAATGTTTGATGTTAAAATCAACATTTCTAAAAAAATACTGAAACCGATGCTGATTTACGCCCTGCCAATAATGGCAATGGGACTTACCGGTATGGCCAATGATAATCTGGATAAAATATTGATGGAATTAAGACTTCCTGATAATTTTTATGAAGGATTAAGTTCTAAAGAAGCCCTGGGTGTATATAGTGCTGCTTTTAAACTATCAATGGTAATGGGTATAGCAGTTCAGGCATTTCGATTTGCCGGAGAACCGTTTTTCTTTTCCCAGTCAACTGAAAAAAACTCACCAAAACTTTTCGCTACTGTCACTTATTTTTTCATGGTTTTCGCTGTGTTAATCTGGATTGGAATAAGCTTGAACATCCAGTTAATTAGTGATATTCTGCTAGGTGACGATGTTTTTAAAAGTGCCTTATTTATCGTTCCATTTTTATTATTTGGTAAGCTGCTTTACGGATTATATGTAAATCTCAGTATCTGGTTTAAACTTAGTGACAAAACCTATTTTGGAACTCTACTCAGTTTTGCAGGCGCTATTGTAACCTTCCTTGGTAATTTTTTCTTTATCCCTTACTTCGGGTACTGGGCTTCGGCTGTCACGCTTATTCTATCTTACCTAACTATGGTTATCCTTAGTGCTATTTTAGGCCAGAGACATTTCCCTGTTCCCTATAATTGGTTTAGAATTGTCCTATATGTAATAGGAGGTGGACTTACAATTTATCTTACTTATTTCTTCGACCTGCAAAATGGCATTTCAGGTATTTTAATTACAGGTGTTATCGTATTGGCTATATTCCTCGCGGAAAGAAAGAGAATCGCAGTAAAAACTGATTAA